The sequence ATGGGGCCCAAACTTCAGGAGATCTCGGGCGGGAGGATGCTTATTTCTGTATATAAAGGAGAAAACACGCCGGTCTACAGGACGGATGCGGCATATAGGACTGAAGCCACGCAGAAGCGCCCCATATGGCTTCTTCCAGGCTACAGCCTGGGCATAGCGCTTAAAGGCGCCACAATTGAAGAACTCGTTTCCTACAGGTCCCGCTTAAGCCTTATACTTGTTATTTCAGTTAACGTACTTTTAATTGCAGGCATATGGCTGGTATTTAGAAGCATAAAGAAAGAGATACGCCTGGCGCAGATTAAGTCGGACTTTGTTTCAAATGTTTCGCATGAATTAAGAACGCCGCTTGCCCTGATCAGCATGTTTTCGGAGACGCTTGAGATGGGGAGGGTGAAAACAGAAGAAAAGAAAAAAGAGTATTACGGCATAATAAGTCAGGAGGCAGGGCGCTTAAGCCGCATAGTAAATAAAATACTGAGCTTTTCGCAGATTGAAGCGGGAAGGAAAAAGTACAATCTGAAGGAAAGCGATCTTAACGGGGCGGTTCAGGAAGTTTTTAATACATATAAATTCCACATGAAAAATAACGGCTTCAGCTTTTCATTTGTGCCTAAGGAAGATCTGCCGCGGGTTATGCTGGACTGTGAGGCCGTAAGTCAGGCTGTAATTAACCTGATTGATAACGCCGCCAAGTACAGCAGTGAGAAGAAAGTTGTTAAAGTTATTACGGGTAAAGATGAGGATTATGTTTTTGCTGAAGTTATTGATGAAGGCATAGGTATTCCTCAGGAAGACCAGGAAAAGATATTTGAGAAATTCTTCCGCGTCTCAACGGGCGACGTACATAACGTAAAGGGTACGGGGCTTGGTCTTACGCTGGTAAAGCACATAATGGAAGCGCACAAGGGAAAAGTAACGGTAAAAAGCCGCGTTGGTGAAGGAAGCACTTTCAGGCTCAGTTTTCCTATTACAGAACAAAATTTGAGGAAAATGGTATGACCAGAATTCTGATTGTTGAAGATGAAGCCCACATGAGGATGGGGCTTGCAGACAACCTTGAGTTTGAGGGCTACGAGGTGGATCAGGCAGAAGAAGGTATGGAGGGCTTAAAGAAGATACTTGAAAATGAGTACAGCCTGATCCTGCTGGACGTGATGCTTCCAAACATGTCGGGTTTTGAGATCTGCAAAAAAATCAGGACAAAGGGAATTTCAACGCCGCTAATCCTTCTTACGGCAAAGGGTGAAGAGATTGATAAAGTCAGAGGTCTTGAGATGGGGGCTGACGATTACATAACAAAGCCATTTAGTTTAATGGAGCTCCTTGCGCGTGTAAAAGCCGTATTAAGAAGAGGCGGGATGAACTCTTCAGGAAAGACGTCCGCCATGGCAAAGATCGGGAGGCTTGAAGTTGACTTCCCTTCCTACAACGCCTTTTCGGACGGCTGCCAGGTGCAGATGTCGCACAAGGAATTTGAGATATTAAAATATCTTTACGAGCACAAAAACAGGGTTGTCAGCCGCGACGACCTGTTAAAGAACATATGGGGCTATGAAGAAAGGGTTACAACGCGTACGGTGGACAATTTCATTTTAAAGCTGCGTCAGAAGATAGAAGAAGATCACGAGCACCCGCAGGTGATCCTGACTGTGCACGGAACGGGCTACAAATTGTTGGGGTAGATTTTCATTTATTTTGGGAATCTCCCATCCACGAGCTAAAGCTCGTGGCTATTCAACTGAGAAAGTCCGCTGAAGCGGACTCAAAAATGTTTTCTAAATAACCCCCGCTAAA comes from Ignavibacteria bacterium and encodes:
- a CDS encoding HAMP domain-containing histidine kinase, with the translated sequence MYKPVKKIALILILVILLPVVFLSVYELSSVNENEGLIEETFTNQLNAILFSVNQYTEDVANDWVSRINSGLLEKDLKPENFQSAVEKLQSENPISLIFTADDITLNNFSVLGSLKDKRNLEEVKEGLKKILGENGQKIKRLYTYKRGGYTKIEALSGLPGYFTGLMVFIPEGTEGKIAGIGISAEDFVRNKMGPKLQEISGGRMLISVYKGENTPVYRTDAAYRTEATQKRPIWLLPGYSLGIALKGATIEELVSYRSRLSLILVISVNVLLIAGIWLVFRSIKKEIRLAQIKSDFVSNVSHELRTPLALISMFSETLEMGRVKTEEKKKEYYGIISQEAGRLSRIVNKILSFSQIEAGRKKYNLKESDLNGAVQEVFNTYKFHMKNNGFSFSFVPKEDLPRVMLDCEAVSQAVINLIDNAAKYSSEKKVVKVITGKDEDYVFAEVIDEGIGIPQEDQEKIFEKFFRVSTGDVHNVKGTGLGLTLVKHIMEAHKGKVTVKSRVGEGSTFRLSFPITEQNLRKMV
- a CDS encoding response regulator transcription factor — encoded protein: MTRILIVEDEAHMRMGLADNLEFEGYEVDQAEEGMEGLKKILENEYSLILLDVMLPNMSGFEICKKIRTKGISTPLILLTAKGEEIDKVRGLEMGADDYITKPFSLMELLARVKAVLRRGGMNSSGKTSAMAKIGRLEVDFPSYNAFSDGCQVQMSHKEFEILKYLYEHKNRVVSRDDLLKNIWGYEERVTTRTVDNFILKLRQKIEEDHEHPQVILTVHGTGYKLLG